A single window of Agromyces sp. Leaf222 DNA harbors:
- a CDS encoding helix-turn-helix transcriptional regulator: MGDVRADIREFLSSRRARITPDQAGLPAYGGNRRVPGLRREEVAMLAGVSVDYYVRLERGDLAGASESVLDSLARTLQLDEAEREYLFDLARAAGPGRTRAPRPKTTVRPSVLQVLDAIGDAPAWVRNGRHDIIAANRLARALYSPVFDDPRRPVNTTRFAYLNPAAREFWRDYDQNTHDAAAMLRLEAGRNPHDPDLIRLVGELSTQSELFRERWASRDVKFHRSGLKRLHHPVVGDLDLHYESMDLPSEPGLVLNVYTAPAGSASADALKLLASWAATNTAALTADEPTRPTTPASSASSVE, from the coding sequence ATGGGAGACGTGCGCGCCGACATCCGGGAGTTCCTGAGTTCCAGGCGCGCCCGCATCACGCCGGACCAGGCCGGGCTTCCGGCGTACGGTGGCAACCGTCGCGTGCCCGGCCTCCGCCGCGAAGAGGTGGCGATGCTCGCGGGCGTCTCGGTCGACTACTACGTGCGGCTCGAGCGGGGCGACCTCGCCGGGGCGTCCGAGAGCGTGCTCGACTCGCTCGCGCGCACGCTCCAGCTCGACGAGGCCGAGCGCGAGTACCTCTTCGACCTCGCCCGAGCCGCCGGCCCCGGCCGCACGCGTGCGCCCAGGCCGAAGACGACGGTGCGCCCGTCGGTGCTGCAGGTGCTCGACGCCATCGGCGACGCGCCGGCCTGGGTGCGCAATGGGCGCCACGACATCATCGCCGCGAACCGGCTCGCCCGTGCGCTCTACTCCCCCGTCTTCGACGACCCGCGCAGGCCCGTGAACACGACCCGCTTCGCCTACCTGAACCCGGCCGCACGGGAGTTCTGGCGCGACTACGACCAGAACACGCACGACGCCGCCGCGATGCTGCGGCTCGAGGCCGGGCGCAACCCGCACGATCCCGACCTCATCAGGCTGGTCGGCGAGCTCTCGACGCAGAGCGAGCTGTTCCGCGAGCGGTGGGCGTCGCGCGACGTGAAGTTCCACCGCAGCGGGCTCAAGCGCCTGCACCACCCGGTCGTGGGCGACCTCGACCTGCACTACGAGTCGATGGACCTGCCGAGCGAACCCGGCCTCGTGCTGAACGTGTACACGGCCCCGGCCGGATCCGCCTCGGCCGATGCGCTGAAGCTGCTCGCGTCGTGGGCGGCGACGAACACCGCGGCGCTCACGGCCGACGAGCCGACCAGGCCGACCACGCCGGCCTCGTCGGCCTCGTCGGTCGAGTAG
- a CDS encoding DUF2252 domain-containing protein, protein MSEATPSTPAPTDFAARAEWGRAARRRLPRGAHATWDPPAGRTDPITLLEEQAATRVSELVPLRHARMMASPLNFYRGAALLMASDLATMPNTGIDVQLCGDAHLSNFGVFGTPERRLIFDINDFDETLPGPWEWDLKRLVASFEVAGRQHGFDDEEREAVDRAVVKGYRERMSQAAASRVLDAWYDRLDADDLAEWVSTQQKAQRLGKDPAKRTQAVLAKARKRDSRRGAAKYVTKVDGRMRIIADPPFVVPLEDLRPAERTEAENDETARAIMDGYRTTLTGNRHPIAEFDYVHMARRVGGVGSVGTRSWIVLLRGRDDDDPLLLQAKQAEASVLERFLPPSEFAHHGERVVRGQQLMQAASDLFLGWQRVAGDDGVERDFYLRQLHDWKGDFDVDDLNAKGARIYADVCGQTLARAHARSGDRVAIAAYLGSNDTFDEALARFADAYADQNERDFAAFTEAVASGRLAATPLD, encoded by the coding sequence ATGAGCGAGGCGACGCCGTCCACGCCGGCACCGACCGACTTCGCCGCACGCGCCGAGTGGGGCCGCGCCGCCAGGCGCAGGCTTCCGCGGGGAGCGCATGCGACCTGGGACCCACCCGCCGGCCGCACCGACCCGATCACCCTGCTCGAGGAGCAGGCGGCCACGCGTGTGTCCGAGCTCGTGCCACTCCGCCACGCGCGCATGATGGCCTCGCCCCTGAACTTCTACCGCGGCGCCGCATTGCTCATGGCCTCCGACCTCGCGACGATGCCGAACACCGGCATCGACGTCCAGCTCTGCGGCGATGCGCACCTGTCGAACTTCGGCGTGTTCGGCACACCCGAACGGCGCCTGATCTTCGATATCAACGACTTCGACGAGACCCTCCCCGGACCGTGGGAATGGGACCTCAAGCGGCTCGTCGCGAGCTTCGAGGTGGCCGGGCGCCAGCACGGGTTCGACGACGAGGAACGCGAGGCGGTCGACCGCGCCGTCGTCAAGGGCTATCGCGAGCGGATGTCGCAGGCAGCCGCGTCCCGCGTGCTCGACGCCTGGTACGACCGGCTCGACGCCGACGACCTCGCGGAATGGGTCAGCACCCAGCAGAAGGCCCAGCGCCTCGGCAAGGATCCGGCGAAGCGCACGCAGGCGGTGCTCGCCAAGGCCCGCAAGCGCGACAGCCGGCGCGGTGCGGCCAAGTACGTCACGAAGGTCGACGGCCGCATGCGCATCATCGCCGATCCCCCGTTCGTCGTGCCGCTCGAGGACCTGCGGCCGGCCGAGCGCACCGAGGCCGAGAACGACGAGACCGCCAGGGCCATCATGGACGGCTATCGGACGACGCTCACCGGCAACCGGCATCCGATCGCCGAGTTCGACTACGTGCACATGGCGCGCAGGGTCGGCGGCGTCGGCAGCGTCGGCACCCGCTCGTGGATCGTGCTCCTGCGCGGACGCGACGACGACGACCCGCTGCTCCTCCAGGCCAAGCAGGCCGAGGCATCGGTGCTCGAGCGGTTCCTGCCGCCCAGCGAGTTCGCCCACCACGGCGAACGTGTCGTCCGCGGGCAGCAGCTCATGCAGGCCGCGAGCGACCTCTTCCTCGGCTGGCAGCGCGTGGCGGGCGACGACGGGGTCGAGCGGGACTTCTACCTACGGCAGCTGCACGACTGGAAGGGCGACTTCGACGTCGACGACCTGAACGCGAAGGGCGCCAGGATCTACGCCGACGTGTGCGGCCAGACACTCGCACGCGCACACGCCCGTTCCGGTGACCGCGTCGCCATCGCCGCCTACCTCGGCTCGAACGACACCTTCGACGAGGCGCTCGCGCGATTCGCGGACGCATACGCCGACCAGAACGAGCGCGACTTCGCGGCCTTCACGGAGGCCGTGGCATCCGGTCGCCTCGCGGCGACGCCGCTCGACTGA
- a CDS encoding alcohol dehydrogenase catalytic domain-containing protein encodes MRATFMYGAGDVRVETVPDPVIRHETDAIVRAVRACVCGSDLHPYHSMPGSEHGTAMGHELIAVVEQVGSAVTKVRPGDFVVAPFAFQDDTCVFCREGFQTSCVHGGWYGGENGGLQAELARIPQADGSLVVVPGVDPATADERLLASLLALSDVYLTGYHAAHMGRVSAGKTVTVIGDGAVGLSAVLASRQLGAERVILMGRHAARTDLGVEWGATDVVAERGDEGIAKVMDLTGGEGSHVVLEAVGHMPAYEQAFGIVRPGGVISRVGVPQYESAPIGFGSLFGKNATLTGGPAPVRAYLEPAIRQVLAGEIDPGRVFDRTVSIDDVPAAYAAMDAREALKVMVAF; translated from the coding sequence ATGAGAGCCACCTTCATGTACGGCGCGGGCGACGTCCGCGTCGAGACCGTTCCAGACCCCGTCATCCGCCACGAGACCGACGCGATCGTGCGCGCCGTGCGCGCCTGCGTGTGCGGCAGCGACCTGCACCCGTACCACTCGATGCCCGGCAGCGAGCACGGCACCGCGATGGGCCACGAGCTCATCGCGGTCGTCGAGCAGGTGGGTTCGGCGGTCACGAAGGTCCGGCCCGGCGACTTCGTGGTCGCGCCCTTCGCGTTCCAGGACGACACGTGCGTGTTCTGCCGCGAGGGGTTCCAGACCTCGTGCGTGCACGGCGGATGGTACGGCGGCGAGAACGGCGGCCTGCAGGCGGAGCTCGCCCGCATCCCGCAGGCGGACGGCAGCCTCGTCGTCGTGCCCGGCGTCGACCCCGCCACCGCCGACGAGCGCCTGCTCGCGTCGCTGCTCGCCCTGTCGGACGTCTACCTCACCGGCTATCACGCCGCCCATATGGGCCGGGTCTCCGCAGGCAAGACGGTCACCGTGATCGGCGACGGCGCGGTCGGCCTCTCCGCCGTGCTCGCATCGAGGCAGCTGGGCGCCGAGCGCGTCATCCTGATGGGCCGGCACGCCGCCCGCACCGACCTCGGGGTCGAGTGGGGGGCCACCGACGTCGTCGCCGAACGCGGCGACGAGGGCATCGCGAAGGTCATGGACCTCACGGGCGGCGAGGGCAGCCACGTCGTGCTCGAGGCCGTCGGCCACATGCCCGCCTACGAGCAGGCGTTCGGCATCGTGCGCCCCGGCGGCGTCATCTCGCGCGTGGGCGTGCCGCAGTACGAGTCCGCGCCCATCGGCTTCGGCTCGCTGTTCGGCAAGAACGCCACCCTCACCGGCGGACCCGCACCCGTGCGTGCCTACCTCGAGCCGGCGATCCGGCAGGTGCTGGCCGGAGAGATCGACCCCGGTCGCGTCTTCGACCGCACGGTCTCGATCGACGACGTGCCCGCCGCCTACGCGGCCATGGACGCGCGCGAGGCGTTGAAGGTCATGGTCGCCTTCTGA
- a CDS encoding DUF998 domain-containing protein — protein sequence MAQSTSLSRIVRRPIDDPEARESTALLVGTAAFVVGTIPAILLFWGRDLPISGRGSFGDVAAIGAAVAALLAFLFGCLLRRAQRLGPDPAQQAVPAWRRLHWFDVAALCLAHAVIALLGWVGLAAVFGAGFEGARLYSVTAAILVGVVMAITAYAAFLSAVSLTPMLLSIVLALFLVVGTLASTLSASDPLWWQKNLSTLGISDDISALTFNLTLIIAGVMVTTISHYATAWLPAVTPAEARGRALVRLALIVMGVLLACVGIFPVDEFLEIHNLSATGMAIVYVVLVIALRALVPSMPRVFLMLGYLFVGVIVVLAAFFISGYYNLTAVELVAFTLIFAWLIVFLRTAGAIAPVPASDERMSVARA from the coding sequence GTGGCGCAATCGACATCACTCTCACGTATCGTCCGCCGTCCGATCGACGACCCCGAGGCGCGCGAATCCACCGCGCTGCTCGTCGGCACCGCCGCGTTCGTCGTCGGCACGATTCCCGCGATCCTCCTCTTCTGGGGCCGCGACCTCCCGATCTCCGGACGCGGCTCCTTCGGCGATGTCGCGGCGATCGGTGCGGCGGTCGCCGCCCTCCTCGCCTTCCTCTTCGGCTGCCTGCTGCGGAGGGCGCAACGGCTCGGCCCCGATCCCGCACAGCAGGCGGTTCCGGCCTGGCGGCGACTGCACTGGTTCGACGTCGCGGCGCTGTGCCTCGCGCACGCGGTCATCGCGCTGCTCGGCTGGGTGGGGCTCGCCGCCGTGTTCGGCGCGGGCTTCGAGGGGGCGCGGCTGTATTCCGTGACGGCGGCGATCCTCGTCGGGGTGGTCATGGCGATCACGGCGTACGCGGCGTTCCTGTCGGCGGTGAGCCTCACTCCCATGCTGCTCTCGATCGTGCTCGCGCTGTTCCTCGTCGTCGGCACCCTCGCGAGCACGCTCAGCGCGAGCGACCCGCTGTGGTGGCAGAAGAACCTCAGCACGCTCGGCATCAGCGACGACATCTCGGCGCTGACGTTCAACCTCACGCTCATCATCGCGGGGGTGATGGTGACGACCATCTCGCACTATGCGACCGCGTGGCTTCCAGCCGTCACGCCGGCCGAGGCGCGCGGGCGCGCCCTCGTGCGACTCGCGCTGATCGTCATGGGAGTCCTGCTCGCGTGCGTCGGCATCTTCCCGGTCGACGAGTTCCTCGAGATCCACAACCTGTCGGCCACGGGCATGGCGATCGTCTACGTGGTGCTCGTCATCGCCCTGCGCGCACTGGTTCCGTCGATGCCGAGGGTGTTCCTCATGCTCGGCTACCTGTTCGTCGGCGTCATCGTGGTGCTCGCGGCGTTCTTCATCTCGGGCTACTACAACCTGACCGCGGTCGAGCTGGTCGCGTTCACCCTCATCTTCGCGTGGCTGATCGTCTTCCTCCGCACCGCCGGGGCGATCGCGCCGGTGCCGGCATCCGACGAGCGGATGTCGGTCGCGCGGGCGTGA
- a CDS encoding GNAT family N-acetyltransferase, protein MLEPVELDGGVVVRSLAAGDGPALAAAYLRNRAHLAPWEPERTESFFKVATHEREVLATLARVDAGTAIPLVLVDGDEIIGRVNLSDIVRGAFQNAHLGYWIDHRHTGRGLATTATGVAVHAARAAGLHRVQAGTLVHNAASQAVLERNGFERFGLAHRYLRIAGRWQDHVLFERIIED, encoded by the coding sequence ATGCTCGAACCGGTTGAGCTCGACGGCGGCGTGGTCGTGCGCTCGCTCGCGGCGGGCGACGGACCCGCGCTCGCGGCGGCCTACCTGCGCAATCGCGCGCACCTGGCGCCGTGGGAGCCCGAGCGCACCGAGTCGTTCTTCAAGGTCGCGACGCATGAGCGCGAGGTGCTCGCCACGCTCGCCCGGGTCGACGCCGGCACGGCGATCCCGCTCGTGCTGGTCGACGGCGACGAGATCATCGGCCGCGTGAACCTCTCGGACATCGTGCGCGGCGCGTTCCAGAACGCGCATCTCGGCTACTGGATCGACCATCGCCACACGGGCAGGGGCCTGGCGACGACGGCGACCGGCGTGGCCGTGCATGCGGCTCGCGCGGCCGGCCTGCACCGGGTGCAGGCCGGCACGCTCGTGCACAATGCCGCCTCGCAAGCCGTGCTGGAGCGCAACGGGTTCGAGCGCTTCGGGCTCGCCCACCGCTACCTGCGCATCGCGGGCCGCTGGCAGGACCACGTGCTCTTCGAGCGGATCATCGAGGACTGA
- a CDS encoding glycoside hydrolase family 127 protein, protein MTDNAVASAAHVTRLRRAAVAPIAGRRAPLGTDAVTITGGVLATWQRRNRDETVPHTLGELLAAGNLDNLRRIARPETLADTAYRGRYPFLDTDVFKTLEGLAYELARPEGTRADAATEAFYEEAVALIEGAQRADGYLNSYYQAPDVPKEPWEDLAWGHELYNLGHLIQAAVAASRQLGDDRLLAVARRFADLAVDRFGPTGEDVVCGHPEIEMALVELTRETGDERYLDLSRRFIDRRGRGTVELRVFPAEYFQDSAPLRELDAVTGHAVRMTYLTAGAADVALELGDASLAGALHRLWGDMLDSKLYITGGLGSRHSDEAIGDRFELPSERSYSETCAAIATMQWAWRMYLGSGEAASLDTFETVLYNAYAAGLSDDGRAFFYDNPLQRRPDHQQRTGAEPEGELLRRGWFVCPCCPPNIIRWTAELQDHLAVLDGETLHLAQYATSSIEVDGLGLEVTTDYPWDERVVIDVRAADGSTRLALRIPAWCRGASLAINEEQVEADAAAGWLHVDRALAAGDRLELVLPMPVRAHGADPRVDGLRASLAVARGPIVYCAEQGDNDADLDLVSLAPADVRAARAEIRRVTPNSEAVTRVVTVAASVDPVPADGLYPELTAGDQETDAAASGTTTVTLVPYHLWGNRGAAAMRVWLRRA, encoded by the coding sequence ATGACAGACAACGCCGTCGCGTCCGCAGCGCACGTCACCCGCCTCCGGCGCGCGGCCGTCGCCCCCATCGCGGGCCGTCGAGCGCCGCTCGGAACCGACGCCGTGACGATCACCGGCGGCGTGCTCGCGACCTGGCAGCGCCGCAACCGCGACGAGACCGTGCCGCACACGCTCGGCGAGCTCCTGGCTGCCGGCAACCTCGACAACCTGCGGCGCATCGCCCGGCCCGAGACCCTCGCCGACACGGCCTACCGCGGCCGCTACCCGTTCCTCGACACCGACGTCTTCAAGACGCTCGAGGGCCTGGCCTACGAACTCGCACGGCCGGAGGGCACCCGAGCGGATGCCGCGACCGAGGCCTTCTACGAGGAGGCCGTCGCCCTCATCGAGGGCGCGCAGCGCGCCGACGGCTACCTGAACTCCTACTACCAGGCGCCCGACGTGCCCAAGGAACCGTGGGAGGACCTGGCCTGGGGACACGAGCTCTACAACCTGGGGCACCTCATCCAGGCGGCCGTCGCCGCCTCCCGCCAGCTCGGCGACGACCGACTCCTCGCGGTCGCGCGCCGCTTCGCCGACCTCGCCGTCGATCGCTTCGGACCGACGGGAGAAGACGTCGTCTGCGGTCACCCCGAGATCGAGATGGCGCTCGTCGAGCTCACCCGCGAGACCGGCGACGAGCGCTACCTCGACCTGTCGCGGCGCTTCATCGACCGCCGGGGGCGGGGCACGGTCGAGCTGCGCGTGTTCCCGGCCGAGTACTTCCAGGACAGCGCGCCGCTCCGCGAACTCGATGCTGTGACCGGTCACGCCGTGCGCATGACCTACCTCACCGCAGGAGCCGCCGACGTGGCGCTCGAGCTGGGCGACGCCTCGCTCGCCGGCGCCCTGCACCGGCTCTGGGGCGACATGCTCGACTCGAAGCTCTACATCACGGGCGGCCTCGGCTCCCGCCATTCCGACGAGGCCATCGGCGACCGCTTCGAGCTGCCCTCCGAGCGCTCCTACAGCGAGACATGCGCGGCGATCGCGACCATGCAGTGGGCGTGGCGCATGTACCTCGGCTCGGGCGAGGCGGCCTCCCTCGACACCTTCGAGACCGTGCTCTACAACGCCTACGCCGCCGGCCTCAGCGATGACGGCCGGGCGTTCTTCTACGACAACCCGCTGCAGCGCCGGCCCGACCACCAGCAGCGCACGGGCGCCGAGCCCGAGGGCGAGCTGCTGCGCCGCGGCTGGTTCGTCTGCCCCTGCTGCCCGCCGAACATCATCCGCTGGACCGCCGAGCTGCAGGACCACCTCGCCGTGCTCGACGGCGAGACGCTGCACCTCGCCCAGTACGCCACCTCGAGCATCGAGGTCGACGGGCTGGGCCTCGAGGTCACGACCGACTACCCGTGGGACGAGCGCGTCGTCATCGACGTGCGCGCCGCCGACGGGAGCACGCGCCTGGCCCTGCGCATCCCCGCCTGGTGCCGCGGCGCGAGCCTCGCGATCAACGAAGAGCAGGTCGAGGCGGATGCCGCGGCCGGCTGGCTGCACGTCGACCGGGCGCTCGCGGCGGGCGACCGCCTCGAACTCGTGCTCCCGATGCCGGTTCGCGCGCACGGCGCCGACCCCCGCGTCGACGGCCTGCGGGCGTCGCTCGCGGTCGCCCGCGGCCCGATCGTCTACTGCGCCGAGCAGGGCGACAACGACGCCGACCTCGACCTCGTGTCGCTCGCGCCGGCCGACGTGCGCGCCGCGCGCGCCGAGATCCGCCGCGTCACCCCGAACAGCGAGGCGGTGACCCGCGTCGTCACCGTCGCCGCGAGCGTCGACCCCGTGCCGGCCGACGGGCTCTACCCCGAGCTCACCGCCGGCGACCAGGAGACGGATGCCGCGGCATCCGGAACCACCACCGTCACGCTCGTGCCCTACCACCTCTGGGGCAACCGCGGGGCGGCGGCCATGCGCGTCTGGTTGCGCCGGGCCTGA
- a CDS encoding DUF2255 family protein — protein MSTWTPAELGELDRVGEIRVAGRRDDGSLRTPVIIWHAVVDGALYARSVRGPEGGWYRGVTRNSDGTVSWGGQTRDVTYTRDDSHERELDEAYFAKYGNGSATQSLMSAAVKATTLRIDPK, from the coding sequence ATGAGCACCTGGACCCCCGCCGAGCTCGGCGAGCTCGACCGCGTCGGAGAGATCCGCGTCGCCGGCCGCCGCGACGACGGATCCCTGCGCACGCCCGTCATCATCTGGCACGCCGTCGTCGACGGCGCCCTCTACGCGCGATCGGTGCGCGGACCCGAGGGCGGGTGGTACCGGGGCGTGACACGCAACTCGGACGGCACCGTCAGCTGGGGCGGTCAGACCCGCGACGTCACCTACACCCGCGACGACTCGCACGAACGCGAGCTCGACGAGGCGTACTTCGCCAAGTACGGGAACGGCTCAGCGACCCAGTCGCTCATGAGCGCCGCCGTGAAGGCGACCACCCTGCGCATCGACCCGAAGTAG
- a CDS encoding aldo/keto reductase yields the protein MHKRTLGQGLEVSAVGLGAMGMSMSYGPNPGDRDDMIGVLRYAVEQGVTFIDTAEVYGPWVNEELVGEAIAPIRDRVVVATKFGFRLVDGQMRGTDSRPEHIREVADASLRRLGVDALDLFYQHRVDPDVPIEDVAGTVGELVAEGKVRHFGLSEAGAGTIRRAHAVHPVTAVQSEYSLWTRDPEAEVLPTVAELGIGFVPFSPLGKGFLTGSVSPDATFAEGEIRARVPRFERENLLANQALVDHVRALAEGRGATPGQVALAWLLAQHPFIVPIPGTRRRERIDENAGATAVALSADDIADLDALVDRIGVAGNRYDAAGMAAVGL from the coding sequence ATGCACAAGCGAACACTCGGCCAGGGCCTCGAGGTCTCGGCCGTCGGACTCGGCGCCATGGGCATGTCCATGAGCTACGGGCCGAACCCCGGCGACCGCGACGACATGATCGGCGTGCTCAGGTACGCCGTCGAACAGGGCGTGACCTTCATCGACACCGCCGAGGTCTACGGCCCGTGGGTCAACGAGGAGCTCGTCGGCGAGGCGATCGCCCCGATCCGCGACCGGGTCGTGGTGGCGACGAAGTTCGGCTTCCGCCTCGTCGACGGGCAGATGCGCGGCACCGACTCGCGCCCGGAGCACATCCGAGAGGTGGCGGATGCCTCGCTCCGCCGCCTCGGCGTCGACGCGCTCGACCTCTTCTACCAGCACCGCGTCGACCCCGACGTGCCGATCGAGGACGTCGCCGGCACGGTCGGCGAGCTCGTCGCCGAGGGAAAGGTTCGCCACTTCGGGCTCTCGGAGGCCGGGGCGGGCACCATCCGACGGGCGCACGCCGTGCACCCGGTCACGGCCGTGCAGAGCGAGTACTCGCTCTGGACCCGCGACCCGGAGGCGGAGGTGCTGCCGACCGTCGCCGAACTCGGCATCGGGTTCGTGCCCTTCAGCCCGCTCGGCAAGGGGTTCCTCACCGGATCGGTGTCGCCCGACGCCACCTTCGCCGAGGGTGAGATCCGGGCCAGGGTGCCGCGCTTCGAGCGCGAGAACCTGCTGGCCAACCAGGCGCTCGTCGACCACGTGCGCGCGCTCGCCGAAGGCCGCGGCGCCACGCCCGGGCAGGTGGCGCTCGCGTGGCTGCTCGCGCAGCATCCGTTCATCGTGCCCATTCCGGGCACGCGCCGCCGCGAGCGCATCGACGAGAACGCCGGCGCCACCGCCGTCGCGCTCTCGGCCGACGACATCGCCGACCTCGACGCCCTCGTCGACCGCATCGGCGTCGCCGGCAACCGCTACGACGCGGCCGGCATGGCCGCCGTCGGGCTGTGA
- a CDS encoding alpha/beta fold hydrolase, with translation MPTTPARGRRRPLRIALALAGAAALTAVSVALPAAAIEGAHRPAPAPKPTVVLVHGAFADSSGWNQVTERLQKRGYTVLAASNPLRGLTTDAEYVKSILATIEGPIVLVGHSYGGAVITNAATGNPNVKSLVYVAAYALDAGERLIDANELGGGHSELGDHLVIRPYPGAPEGDADGYIDPAFFRELFAADLPKKDTAVMAASQRPAALQALFTPSGEPAWKSIPSWYVVASKDNTIPPQAERAMAARAGSRTVEIRSSHVVMMSHPGEVADVILDAAR, from the coding sequence ATGCCCACCACACCTGCCCGCGGTCGCCGACGCCCGCTGCGCATCGCGCTCGCGCTGGCCGGCGCTGCCGCCCTGACCGCGGTGTCCGTCGCGCTTCCGGCCGCCGCCATCGAGGGCGCGCATCGCCCGGCGCCCGCACCGAAACCGACCGTCGTGCTCGTGCACGGCGCCTTCGCCGACTCGTCTGGCTGGAACCAGGTGACCGAGCGGCTGCAGAAGCGCGGCTACACGGTGCTCGCCGCCTCGAACCCGCTGCGCGGACTCACCACGGATGCCGAGTACGTGAAGTCGATCCTCGCGACCATCGAGGGCCCCATCGTGCTCGTCGGCCACTCCTACGGCGGCGCGGTGATCACGAACGCCGCGACCGGCAATCCGAACGTGAAGTCCCTCGTATACGTCGCCGCGTACGCACTGGATGCCGGCGAGCGCCTCATCGACGCGAACGAGCTCGGTGGCGGCCACTCGGAGCTCGGCGACCACCTCGTCATCCGCCCGTACCCGGGCGCTCCGGAAGGCGACGCCGACGGGTACATCGACCCCGCCTTCTTCCGCGAGCTCTTCGCCGCCGACCTGCCCAAGAAGGACACGGCCGTGATGGCGGCCTCGCAGCGGCCGGCCGCCCTGCAGGCCCTGTTCACCCCGTCGGGCGAGCCCGCCTGGAAGAGCATCCCGAGCTGGTACGTCGTCGCCTCCAAGGACAACACCATCCCGCCGCAGGCCGAGCGCGCCATGGCCGCCCGGGCCGGGTCGAGGACGGTCGAGATCCGCAGCTCGCACGTCGTGATGATGAGCCATCCCGGCGAGGTCGCCGACGTCATCCTCGACGCCGCGAGGTAG
- a CDS encoding cupin domain-containing protein encodes MSTELQPKAPTVKGPEAWFTGDVYFNAYYAGEEPSRARLNLVRFTPGAHTAWHRHAVGQTLHVTEGLGYVQSRGEELIVLHPGDTVYTPPGEWHWHGATAEHFMCHLALWESPGTGEPETEWGDLLTDGEYPAKVPPVE; translated from the coding sequence ATGAGCACCGAACTGCAACCGAAGGCGCCGACGGTGAAGGGACCAGAGGCCTGGTTCACGGGCGACGTGTACTTCAACGCCTACTACGCCGGTGAGGAGCCCTCGCGCGCGCGACTGAACCTCGTGCGGTTCACGCCCGGCGCGCACACGGCCTGGCACCGGCACGCCGTCGGGCAGACGCTGCACGTGACCGAGGGCCTCGGCTACGTGCAGAGCCGCGGTGAGGAGCTCATCGTGCTGCACCCGGGCGACACCGTGTACACCCCGCCGGGCGAGTGGCACTGGCACGGCGCAACGGCCGAGCACTTCATGTGCCACCTCGCGCTCTGGGAGTCGCCGGGCACCGGCGAGCCCGAGACCGAGTGGGGCGACCTGCTCACCGACGGCGAGTACCCCGCGAAGGTTCCGCCGGTCGAGTAG